A window of the Citrus sinensis cultivar Valencia sweet orange chromosome 9, DVS_A1.0, whole genome shotgun sequence genome harbors these coding sequences:
- the LOC102620342 gene encoding probable methyltransferase At1g29790, with protein MDSSPRNKPKSLSTNLFFIFFLLSTNFLTFFLSSILNSSSCYLINPPGITIPTTTTASVSVSEGDSASVPSEFLAFTSGQNLPFGFNTNFDSDTIYPPVGRACTLFPDELRRYMSYKVNASCPDDELLAQKLLLKGCEPLPRRRCRAVGPSHYIEPYPLPKSLWTTPPDSSLVWTAYTCKNYTCLINRKHTQKGFDDCKDCFDLQGVEKIRWTQKKGNGGLDFSIDEVLATKKPGTIRIGLDIGGGVATFAVRMMERNITIVTTSMNLNGPFNNFIASRGVVPLYISISQRLPFFDNTLDIVHSMHVLSNWIPTTLLHFLMFDIYRVLRPGGLFWLDHFFCVGAQLEDVYVPLIESVGFNKLKWVVGRKLDRGPELREMYLSALLEKPFLDA; from the coding sequence ATGGATTCCTCCCCTCGTAATAAACCCAAATCTCTCTCAACGAATctcttttttatcttcttcctcttGTCAACAAATTTCttaacattttttctttcatccaTCCTTAACTCCTCTTCCTGTTACCTCATCAACCCGCCAGGTATCACCAtccccaccaccaccacagCTTCCGTCTCTGTCAGTGAGGGCGACTCAGCCTCCGTCCCATCAGAATTCCTTGCCTTCACTTCCGGCCAAAACCTTCCTTTCGGATTCAACACAAACTTTGATTCGGACACCATCTACCCTCCCGTAGGCCGTGCTTGCACCCTCTTTCCGGATGAACTCCGTCGTTACATGTCCTACAAAGTCAACGCTTCTTGCCCTGACGACGAGCTTCTAGCCCAGAAACTCCTCCTCAAAGGCTGTGAGCCACTCCCACGCCGCCGCTGCCGCGCTGTAGGCCCCTCTCATTACATTGAACCGTACCCTCTGCCCAAAAGCCTTTGGACCACTCCTCCCGATTCATCACTTGTGTGGACAGCATACACATGCAAGAACTACACATGTCTTATCAACCGAAAGCATACACAAAAGGGTTTTGATGACTGTAAAGATTGCTTTGATCTGCAAGGAGTAGAGAAAATTCGTTGGACACAGAAGAAAGGTAATGGTGGTCTTGATTTTTCCATTGACGAAGTGCTTGCAACAAAGAAACCCGGAACCATCAGAATCGGGCTTGACATTGGTGGTGGTGTTGCTACGTTTGCTGTAAGAATGATGGAAAGAAACATTACTATAGTTACAACTTCAATGAATCTGAATGGTCCCTTCAACAACTTTATTGCTTCAAGAGGTGTTGTACCTTTGTATATAAGTATATCTCAGAGGCTTCCGTTTTTTGACAACACATTGGATATTGTTCACTCTATGCATGTGTTGAGCAATTGGATTCCAACAACGCTGCTGCATTTCTTGATGTTTGATATCTATCGGGTGTTGAGGCCAGGTGGGTTGTTCTGGCTTGACCATTTCTTCTGTGTGGGTGCGCAGTTGGAGGATGTTTATGTACCGCTTATCGAGAGCGTTGGATTTAACAAGTTGAAGTGGGTTGTAGGAAGGAAACTTGATCGTGGGCCCGAGCTTCGGGAGATGTATCTTTCAGCTTTGCTGGAGAAGCCATTCCTTGATGCTTAA